The following proteins are encoded in a genomic region of Anaerolineae bacterium:
- a CDS encoding RHS repeat-associated core domain-containing protein has translation MSKYYTFNGQRVALRQGDVVYYLHGDHPSALLRTGLGSTSLTTAGTGAVVSEARYLPYGRERCADGAAVTDFGFTSQRKEGFGLYDYNARYYSPYLGRFISADTIVPRPNNPQSLNRYSYVLNRPLQGGDPTGHSGPINDFLQGFAYELVTNNYDAALLSSEFSYRQKAEALAVDNQDNVAFQSGRLAGGVASAVEGALEIGASVPMIGGGGLEAGATSETVASRMG, from the coding sequence GTGAGCAAGTACTACACCTTCAACGGCCAGCGAGTGGCACTGCGCCAGGGGGATGTGGTATACTACCTGCACGGCGACCATCCTTCGGCTTTGCTCAGGACAGGCCTGGGCAGCACCTCTTTAACCACCGCCGGCACGGGCGCGGTGGTCTCGGAGGCGAGGTATTTGCCCTACGGCCGGGAGCGGTGTGCAGACGGCGCGGCGGTGACGGACTTTGGTTTCACCTCCCAGCGGAAAGAGGGCTTTGGGCTTTACGACTACAACGCGCGGTATTACAGCCCTTATCTTGGCCGCTTTATCTCGGCGGATACGATTGTCCCAAGGCCAAATAATCCTCAAAGCCTGAACCGATACAGCTATGTTTTGAATCGGCCGTTACAAGGGGGCGATCCTACTGGCCATAGTGGCCCTATCAATGATTTCCTGCAAGGGTTTGCCTATGAATTGGTGACCAATAATTATGATGCTGCCTTACTCTCTTCTGAGTTCAGTTATAGGCAAAAAGCCGAGGCATTAGCCGTTGATAATCAGGATAATGTAGCCTTCCAGTCAGGAAGATTAGCCGGAGGAGTAGCAAGTGCAGTAGAGGGGGCGTTAGAGATCGGGGCGTCTGTCCCGATGATAGGTGGTGGAGGCTTAGAAGCAGGGGCTACGTCGGAGACCGTAGCAAGTAGGATGGGTTGA